The Longimicrobium sp. genome contains a region encoding:
- a CDS encoding FtsX-like permease family protein, whose translation LAESVVLSLAGAAAGVMLARAGVAGLVMLAPQSLPRVAGARVDGAALGWALALSVATALAFGALPAFHASRVMPYSLLRGGGRGSTAGRVTRRSRNVLVVAEIAVSLVLLASAGLLVRSYRSLSRVDPGFRADHVLTGFTLLPETRFPDSQARAAFFTRAVERLEAIPGVTSAAAISSLPLSGMGNNNSFHVQGTPPVAPADRPNASTIAVTPDAFRTLEIPLLSGRRFGAGDDDGSNPVAIVSATLARLIAPRGSPIGLKLQDVGDGPLEIVGVVGDVHVEGLASKPGLAIYMPMAQQPDIAGAFAVRTSGDPMRLEKALRGAVAAVDPNQPVMNLRTLQSYLDGAVEERRFHMYLLAAFAATAALLAVVGLYAVLGYVVGLRSSEFGVRVALGADRGDILRLVLGGGARLTAAGLAAGLAGAAFAGKLVASQLYGVSATDPVTLAATAALLMSVALLASWLPARRASRVDPVVALRSE comes from the coding sequence CTGGCCGAGAGCGTCGTGCTCTCGCTCGCGGGCGCGGCCGCCGGGGTGATGCTGGCGCGGGCGGGGGTGGCGGGGCTGGTGATGCTCGCCCCGCAGAGCCTTCCGCGCGTGGCGGGGGCTCGGGTGGACGGCGCGGCGCTGGGCTGGGCGCTCGCCCTGTCCGTGGCCACCGCCCTCGCCTTCGGAGCGCTCCCGGCCTTCCACGCCTCGCGCGTGATGCCGTACTCGCTGCTGCGCGGCGGCGGGCGCGGGAGCACGGCGGGGCGCGTCACCCGGCGCTCGCGCAACGTGCTGGTGGTGGCCGAGATCGCGGTGTCGCTGGTGCTGCTGGCATCGGCCGGCCTCCTGGTGCGCAGCTACCGAAGCCTGTCCCGCGTCGACCCCGGCTTCCGCGCCGACCACGTCCTCACCGGCTTCACCCTCCTCCCGGAGACGCGCTTCCCCGACTCACAGGCGCGTGCCGCCTTCTTCACGCGCGCCGTGGAGCGGCTGGAGGCGATCCCCGGCGTGACCTCCGCCGCCGCGATCAGCTCCCTGCCGCTGAGCGGGATGGGCAACAACAACTCCTTCCACGTGCAGGGCACCCCGCCCGTCGCCCCCGCCGACCGCCCGAACGCCAGCACCATCGCCGTGACGCCCGACGCGTTCCGCACGCTGGAGATCCCCCTGCTGTCGGGGCGGCGGTTCGGCGCGGGCGACGACGACGGCTCCAACCCCGTCGCCATCGTCAGCGCCACCCTCGCGCGCCTCATCGCCCCCCGCGGCTCCCCTATCGGCCTCAAGCTGCAGGACGTGGGCGACGGGCCGCTGGAGATCGTGGGCGTGGTGGGCGACGTGCACGTGGAGGGGCTCGCGTCCAAGCCGGGCCTCGCCATCTACATGCCGATGGCCCAGCAGCCGGACATCGCCGGTGCCTTCGCGGTGCGCACTTCCGGCGACCCGATGCGTCTGGAGAAGGCGCTGCGCGGCGCGGTGGCGGCGGTCGATCCCAACCAGCCCGTCATGAACCTGCGCACCCTGCAGAGCTACCTGGACGGGGCGGTGGAGGAGCGCCGCTTCCACATGTACCTGCTGGCCGCCTTCGCCGCGACGGCCGCGCTCCTGGCCGTGGTGGGGCTTTACGCGGTGCTCGGCTACGTGGTGGGGCTGCGCAGCTCCGAGTTCGGGGTGCGCGTGGCGCTCGGCGCGGACCGCGGTGACATCCTGCGGCTGGTGCTGGGCGGCGGCGCACGGCTCACCGCCGCGGGGCTCGCCGCCGGACTGGCGGGCGCCGCCTTCGCCGGAAAGCTGGTGGCGTCGCAGCTCTACGGCGTCAGCGCCACCGATCCCGTCACCCTCGCCGCCACGGCCGCCCTGCTGATGTCCGTCGCCCTTCTCGCATCCTGGCTCCCCGCCCGCCGTGCATCGCGCGTGGACCCCGTCGTCGCCCTCCGCTCGGAGTAG
- a CDS encoding DUF2182 domain-containing protein, whose product MPLIIVVAAAWLVLALRPAHDGHGSMHGMGWTPASLVVEAVLMFAAMMLPLTMAPVRHVRDCSPAGRGGWAVALFAAGYALPWIAAGAVLLAAAQWMSAAEAPALPWLTLVAVAVFQASPAKQWCLNRCHAHSPLAASGARGKLEVLRFGLRHAGWCIGSCAALMLLPMLLTRGHLAAMAGVMVWIAGERLQAPAPPRWRWSGPENMVPLMLARLWTLLMAGRSASARARLPSPAVIPNAAAVPVAER is encoded by the coding sequence GTGCCGTTGATCATCGTGGTCGCGGCCGCGTGGCTGGTGCTCGCCCTGCGTCCCGCGCACGATGGCCACGGCTCGATGCACGGGATGGGTTGGACACCCGCGTCGCTCGTTGTGGAAGCGGTGCTGATGTTCGCGGCTATGATGTTGCCGCTGACCATGGCTCCGGTGCGCCACGTGCGCGACTGCAGCCCGGCCGGCCGGGGCGGGTGGGCGGTGGCGTTGTTCGCGGCGGGGTACGCGCTGCCGTGGATCGCCGCCGGCGCGGTGCTGCTGGCGGCGGCGCAGTGGATGTCAGCCGCCGAGGCCCCGGCCCTGCCGTGGCTCACGCTGGTGGCGGTGGCCGTCTTCCAGGCCTCGCCCGCGAAGCAGTGGTGCCTGAATCGCTGCCACGCGCATTCGCCGCTGGCCGCCTCCGGGGCAAGGGGGAAGCTGGAGGTGCTGCGCTTCGGCCTGCGGCACGCCGGGTGGTGCATTGGGTCGTGCGCCGCCCTCATGCTGCTGCCAATGCTGCTCACCCGGGGCCACCTAGCCGCCATGGCCGGCGTGATGGTGTGGATCGCGGGAGAGCGGCTCCAGGCTCCCGCGCCGCCGCGGTGGCGCTGGAGCGGTCCGGAGAACATGGTGCCCCTGATGCTGGCACGGCTGTGGACGCTGCTCATGGCGGGGCGAAGTGCTTCGGCCCGTGCGCGGCTTCCTTCGCCGGCCGTGATCCCGAACGCCGCCGCCGTCCCCGTCGCAGAGCGATGA
- a CDS encoding ABC transporter permease, with product MESLYQDLRFAVRTLLRSRGFAVVAILCLGLGVGVNTAVFSMVNALLLRPFPFHDPDRVVSLYASNPRLGYDESHLSQADLADWTAGSRGTIEEIAAFSIRSVAVAGTGETERVQGASVATNTFGLLGIRPVLGRSFLPQEGVRGGPRVVLLSDALWRRRFAADPNVVGRKLVLNGEPAQIVGVMPPRFKFPEVAELWTPLAPDPASSRGERYLGTIARLRPGATVQQADAELSAVARRLATEYPETNAGWGVRVLSYRDDMIAGSLRLMISLMLGAVGLVLLIACANVANLMLARSAGRRREIAVRSALGAGRARVFRQLLTESVVLALAGGALGTAIAVGWTEWTVARIPEELPYWIRFEVDGPVLLFTFLLSAVTGVVFGAIPALRATAGDVQQTLRDGGRGASGGRSRLRSVLVVGQLSLAMVLLVGATLMIRSFVAASRADLGFDTSRVLTARVYLAGDRYSPRAARAAFLNAAVERIDAIPGVQASAATTAIPGDDGGEAVELEAEGAPRARGDELMGELFGGTAGFWSALATPLAAGRPFTAAETGDTAATVAIVSQELAKRLWPNGDAVGRRLRLSDEKGDWMTVVGIARNLHYEEVGEETPRSRLQLYMPAARLHNRTFALMVRTEGDPAPAAAAVRREMRALDSTLPTFDVRTMDEVRRYVTWPQQLWASLFGSFGTLALVLAAVGVYGVMAYTVSQRTREIGIRMALGARGADIVRRVVGEGAVLAGAGVGLGILGALGAAQLMRSALYGVAAVDPFAFLIIPILLAAVALLASWIPARRASRVDPMEALRAE from the coding sequence ATGGAATCGCTCTACCAGGACCTGCGCTTCGCCGTCCGCACCCTGCTGCGCAGCCGCGGCTTCGCGGTGGTCGCCATCCTCTGCCTGGGGCTGGGGGTGGGGGTGAACACGGCCGTCTTCTCCATGGTCAACGCCCTGCTCCTCCGCCCCTTCCCCTTCCACGATCCGGACCGCGTGGTGTCGCTGTACGCCTCCAACCCGCGGCTGGGCTACGACGAGAGCCACCTGTCGCAGGCGGACCTGGCGGACTGGACGGCGGGGTCGCGGGGCACCATCGAGGAGATCGCCGCCTTCTCCATCCGCAGCGTCGCGGTAGCGGGGACGGGCGAAACGGAGCGGGTGCAGGGCGCCAGCGTGGCGACGAACACCTTCGGGCTGCTGGGGATCAGGCCGGTGCTGGGGCGCTCCTTCCTTCCGCAGGAGGGGGTCCGCGGGGGGCCGCGCGTGGTGCTCCTTTCCGACGCGCTCTGGCGCCGCCGCTTCGCCGCCGATCCCAACGTGGTGGGACGTAAGCTGGTGCTGAACGGCGAGCCCGCGCAGATCGTGGGCGTGATGCCGCCGCGCTTCAAGTTTCCCGAGGTCGCCGAGCTGTGGACGCCGCTCGCCCCGGACCCCGCATCGTCGCGCGGCGAGCGCTACCTTGGGACGATCGCGCGCCTGCGCCCCGGCGCCACCGTACAGCAGGCGGACGCGGAGCTCTCCGCCGTCGCGCGCCGTCTGGCAACCGAGTACCCGGAGACGAACGCGGGATGGGGAGTGCGGGTGCTGTCGTACCGCGACGACATGATCGCCGGCTCGCTGCGGCTGATGATCTCGCTGATGCTGGGCGCGGTGGGGCTCGTGCTCCTGATCGCCTGCGCCAACGTCGCCAACCTGATGCTGGCCCGCTCCGCCGGCCGCCGCCGCGAGATCGCGGTGAGATCGGCGCTGGGGGCCGGGCGGGCGCGCGTCTTCCGCCAGCTCCTTACCGAGAGCGTGGTGCTGGCGCTCGCGGGCGGCGCGCTGGGGACCGCCATCGCCGTGGGGTGGACAGAGTGGACGGTCGCGCGCATCCCCGAGGAGCTTCCGTACTGGATCCGCTTCGAGGTGGATGGACCCGTCCTCCTCTTCACCTTTCTGCTCAGCGCCGTCACGGGCGTGGTGTTCGGCGCCATCCCGGCCCTGCGCGCCACCGCCGGCGACGTGCAGCAGACGCTGCGCGACGGGGGCCGCGGCGCATCCGGCGGACGCAGCCGGCTGCGCAGCGTGCTGGTGGTGGGGCAGCTCTCCCTGGCGATGGTGCTGCTGGTGGGCGCCACGCTCATGATCCGCAGCTTCGTGGCGGCCAGCCGCGCGGACCTGGGCTTCGACACCTCGCGCGTGCTCACGGCGCGCGTCTACCTGGCGGGTGACCGCTACTCGCCGCGCGCCGCCCGCGCCGCCTTCCTCAACGCGGCCGTGGAGCGCATCGACGCCATCCCGGGCGTGCAGGCGTCCGCCGCCACCACCGCCATCCCCGGCGACGACGGGGGCGAGGCGGTGGAGCTGGAGGCCGAGGGAGCCCCGCGCGCCCGCGGCGACGAGCTGATGGGCGAGCTCTTCGGCGGAACGGCCGGCTTCTGGAGCGCGCTGGCCACCCCGCTGGCCGCCGGCCGCCCCTTCACCGCCGCCGAGACGGGCGACACGGCCGCCACCGTCGCCATCGTAAGCCAGGAGCTGGCGAAGCGCCTGTGGCCCAACGGCGACGCGGTCGGCCGCCGCCTGCGACTGTCCGACGAAAAGGGGGATTGGATGACGGTGGTGGGGATCGCGCGCAACCTGCACTACGAGGAGGTCGGCGAGGAGACGCCCCGCTCGCGCCTGCAGCTGTACATGCCGGCGGCGCGCCTCCACAACCGCACCTTCGCGCTGATGGTGCGCACCGAGGGCGACCCCGCCCCGGCCGCCGCCGCCGTGCGCCGCGAGATGCGCGCGCTGGATTCCACGCTCCCCACCTTCGACGTGCGCACCATGGACGAGGTGCGGCGCTACGTCACCTGGCCGCAGCAGCTGTGGGCGTCGCTCTTCGGGTCGTTCGGCACGCTGGCGCTGGTGCTGGCGGCGGTGGGCGTGTACGGCGTGATGGCGTACACCGTGTCGCAGCGTACCCGCGAGATCGGCATCCGCATGGCGCTCGGCGCGCGCGGCGCGGACATCGTGCGGCGCGTGGTGGGGGAGGGCGCGGTGCTGGCGGGGGCTGGCGTGGGGCTGGGTATCCTCGGAGCGCTGGGTGCCGCGCAGCTCATGCGCAGCGCGCTCTACGGCGTGGCCGCCGTGGACCCGTTCGCCTTCCTGATCATCCCCATCCTACTGGCCGCGGTCGCCCTGCTGGCGAGCTGGATCCCCGCCCGCCGCGCCTCCCGCGTCGACCCCATGGAGGCCCTGCGCGCGGAGTGA
- a CDS encoding tyrosinase family protein — MSDATTAPVTNPTWYGNIRQMFNAEDIAHMSSQGLDLTSYDQVVASASSIYGQVAAGNMPPDQPWSPDMVQTFLNWMSTGTPKGTPTPDQVVRSLTAVSAKNVATRVREDIDTLSPAELDLLKQAFTGIMAKDPSDPNSYFVQAGYHWLPAPLYCLHHVPGYNPWHRAYLLNFENALRSVPGCEDVTLPYWDITKPFPEVLKSAPFDSYTLPQDIGQGFNQGYVTQRYAYSEIQQNLLMYSVTDDLERALTKTDWEDFHGFWSNAPYNTIIAAHDGGHGSIGPTMANQSVAAFDPVFWFFHANWDRLWWEWQKKMGATDLNGLLSTINRTTDLNSYNIFTIPVLQSLAPFTSLPINLDSVKVIDSAGSLDVDYVSPEIQPVPLGSAPKASRSAPMDRGVSVDPQRATVTVDGVNRLKIPGSFKVHLFKDGQRLASRFLFQPNEPDTCETCVQNAIAHFDFDLPLERVSGGELHAEVEPVDTSFVGARFPNKLMGRPTISVHLPVQTR; from the coding sequence ATGTCCGACGCCACAACAGCCCCGGTCACGAATCCCACCTGGTACGGCAACATCCGCCAGATGTTCAACGCCGAGGACATCGCCCACATGTCCAGTCAGGGTTTGGACCTCACTAGTTACGACCAGGTGGTGGCCAGTGCGAGCTCCATCTACGGACAGGTCGCCGCTGGAAACATGCCTCCCGACCAGCCCTGGTCGCCCGACATGGTCCAGACGTTTCTGAACTGGATGTCCACCGGCACCCCGAAAGGCACCCCGACCCCAGATCAGGTAGTCCGGTCGCTCACCGCCGTGTCGGCCAAGAACGTGGCGACACGGGTGCGGGAGGACATCGACACCCTGAGCCCCGCGGAGCTCGACCTGCTGAAGCAGGCCTTCACGGGGATCATGGCCAAGGACCCGTCCGATCCGAACAGCTACTTCGTACAGGCGGGCTACCACTGGCTTCCGGCACCGCTGTACTGCCTGCATCACGTGCCGGGCTACAACCCGTGGCACCGGGCGTACCTGCTGAACTTCGAGAACGCCCTGCGCTCCGTGCCCGGCTGCGAGGATGTCACCCTGCCGTACTGGGACATCACCAAGCCCTTTCCGGAAGTCCTGAAGTCGGCGCCGTTCGACTCGTACACCCTCCCGCAGGACATCGGCCAGGGGTTCAACCAGGGCTACGTCACGCAGCGTTACGCCTACTCCGAGATCCAGCAGAATCTGCTGATGTACAGCGTGACCGACGACCTAGAGCGAGCGCTGACCAAGACGGACTGGGAGGACTTCCACGGGTTCTGGTCCAATGCCCCCTACAACACCATCATCGCGGCCCACGACGGCGGGCACGGTTCGATCGGACCCACCATGGCGAATCAATCGGTCGCCGCCTTCGACCCGGTGTTCTGGTTCTTCCACGCGAACTGGGACCGTTTGTGGTGGGAATGGCAGAAGAAGATGGGCGCCACCGACCTCAATGGCCTCCTCTCGACCATCAACAGGACGACTGACCTGAACAGCTACAACATCTTCACCATACCCGTGCTGCAGAGCCTGGCGCCGTTCACGTCGCTCCCCATCAACCTCGACTCCGTAAAGGTTATCGACTCGGCGGGCTCGCTGGACGTCGACTACGTGTCGCCCGAGATTCAGCCGGTCCCGCTGGGCTCCGCGCCCAAGGCCAGCCGCTCCGCGCCCATGGATCGCGGCGTCTCGGTCGACCCCCAGCGCGCGACGGTGACGGTCGATGGCGTCAACCGCCTGAAGATCCCGGGGAGCTTCAAGGTGCACCTCTTCAAGGATGGGCAGCGGCTCGCCAGCCGTTTCCTGTTCCAGCCGAACGAGCCGGACACGTGCGAGACGTGCGTCCAGAACGCGATCGCGCACTTCGACTTCGACTTGCCGCTCGAAAGGGTCTCCGGCGGCGAGCTGCACGCGGAGGTTGAACCCGTCGACACGAGCTTCGTAGGGGCTCGCTTCCCCAACAAGCTGATGGGCCGGCCCACCATCTCCGTTCACCTCCCGGTGCAGACTCGTTAG